Below is a window of Nitrospirota bacterium DNA.
TTCGGCGCGTCGAATGGCTGGCCGATCAGCGAAGACCCGACCGGCTTGCCGTCGATCAGGATCAGGCTGCCATTGGCCTGCCTCGGGAACAGCACCTGCGCGACCCCCGTGATCACGAGCGGGTAGAGGAACCCGGTGATGAGGGTCAGGGCCATGAGAATGAGCAAAGCCGGGCGAAGTTGGGTCCGCATAGATACCTCCTCAGACTAAGTGCAGAGCGATAAGCAACATATCGATGAGCTTGATGCCCACGAAGGGGACAATGATCCCGCCTAACCCGTAGACCAGGAGATGTCGGCGAAGCAGCAACGCGGCGCCGATCGGTTGATACCGGATACCACGGAGGGCGAGAGGAATGAGGACGATGATAATCAGCGCATTAAATATCACGGCCGACAATACGGCACTAGCCGGCGTAGCCAGACCCATAATATTAAGCACGCTGAGCGCGGGATAGGTCGAGGCGAAGGCCGCGGGAATAATCGCGAAATATTTCGCGACATCGTTGGCGATGCTAAACGTGGTCAACGCCCCTCGGGTCATCAAGAGCTGCTTGCCGATTTCCACGATTTCGATGAGCTTGGTCGGATTCGAATCCAGGTCAACGAGGTTTCCGGCTTCCTTGGCGGCTTGCGTGCCGGTATTCATGGCCACG
It encodes the following:
- a CDS encoding HAD-IC family P-type ATPase — its product is DNPQTAAAVAAEAGVDDFLAQATPEAKLKLIREMQAGGRLVAMTGDGTNDAPALAQADVAVAMNTGTQAAKEAGNLVDLDSNPTKLIEIVEIGKQLLMTRGALTTFSIANDVAKYFAIIPAAFASTYPALSVLNIMGLATPASAVLSAVIFNALIIIVLIPLALRGIRYQPIGAALLLRRHLLVYGLGGIIVPFVGIKLIDMLLIALHLV